DNA from Rosa rugosa chromosome 6, drRosRugo1.1, whole genome shotgun sequence:
agaacctatttctgagaatatagagctctatgaaaattacactagtgtacatgagacgtgggatagaaactccatcataattgatgatgtagttgcgcatttcgttacgcatgagtttattgattcagatgatatcgaaccatgctccgttgatgaatgaatgccaacgtagagagatttggcctaaatggaaatatgcgatccaggttaagttggattctctaacgaagaggaaggtttttgagccagtgatgccaacacctcctgacataaaacctgttgactaatgggtcttcgttagaaagcgtgatgagaaaaagagatggtaatctcaccttatggcgcaagacttctcataaaacgccctggaatcgactacgatgagacatattttctcataatggatgtcactgcactccactaccctgtcagtttggtagttttcgaataactgaacatgcagcttacaaatgtggtcaacacgtatctctatggggatctagatacggaatatacatgaaggttcatggtggacttcatttacccaagtcaagtggctctagaccacggagcgcgtttgcaataaggttgaaacgctcactaaagtgactacttgattgagaagggatatgcccgcgtatttccataacaagtttcggattctatcgcggttcatgttggacatgatcttcattagaagcccttaaagagttaagggaaaccgctgaacacttgaaatccgagtttgagatgaaggattttgggagaacacgattatgtctcagtttggaacttgagcatcgtgttgatagatgcttaggcattttgacaaggtcaagcctttaagcacccccatgatcgtccgtagtcttgatccttaaaaggatcctcttcgtccgaaggatgatgacgaagatgcgctaggggctgaaatgccctagttaagtacaataggcgcattattgtacttagctcaatgcacaagactggacatctcatttgccatgaacttgttagctagatataactCTGCACCAACGCAACGctattggattggtgtaaaagatatctttcggtacttgagatgtacgattgatatgggcttgttctatccttatagagagacgatggattcggacccatcacacaccaggaacgcagccaacactggcctgcgtccactatccccatcccaaaacaacatgtgttttggaaggttttgctgatgttgagtatctctctgacccgcaCAAAAGTCTTTCCAAACTgcttatgtgttcaccatgggtaagaccgtgatatcttggagatctatagaatagaccctagtcgctatatcttcgaacaatgcagagactattgctcttcacgaagaggttcgtgaatgtatatggattggatccataattacgcatgttcgaacaattgtggtttgaagtctaccacagatgagcctacgagcgtataagataatgctgcttgttttgaacaaatgaagcaaggctgcatcAAAGGCGAcatcaccaaggataatcagcaacaacagactctcctcaagatcaaagtgaactaggttcaatctgaggacagtatggcagacttgctcactaagtcattgcctaaattccactttcgagatacatgttggtagcatcttttgcggaagttatccgaactcccatgaccgttgtcatcagggggagatgcggacatcagggggagatgtctacatgtatggtctcgaaacgtgaagggtgtgttgtgctctttttccccttcgaccgaggttatttttgtcccactgggtttttgttactcggcaaggttttgaATGAGGCAAGGAGAGGAGCACcatgtttgggcgacacaagggggagtgttcaagtaaatccaaaatatgtgtctgacccaaactctaggttacttgacctagttgtaataaggtttagaattagagatattctcggagatattcatagaattgtacgattatctttccttggacaactctgattctatgtcttgtaatcctctatataaagaggcccctattatcaatgagaatacacagcgattttctcttaattcccgtttctctaaaacataaatttAGTAAAAAAAGGTTATTGTATTGGACGGGGCCACGTACGGGATGTAATTAGAAGTTTAAGATGTGAGTTGTAGGACTAGGTTTATTTTAGATATTTAAGAGAATGAGCAAATCGATCCCCTCCCTTTTTACAAACCTCTTGcgtctcttaaaaaaaaaaaaaaggttgatataaataaaattatttagcAATTAAATCCAATCCAACCCTCTAGTGCCTAGCTAGTGGCAAAGTTGGGTGAGCACCATCCTCAAATCTACCGATTAACGCAATGGACGAAGAGAAGACTTGATTGCAGAATAAACAGCATGCCAGCCATTCTGCGAAAGGTGCTCCATGTCCCAAAAGAAAGACCTTTCCGGATTACTGCACACTGTGTACTTGTTTGCTCCACTTTTCTCGTCCACACTCCCACACGAGTATTCGCTGCTCACCCCAACACAGCATGGCATCAGTGGATTCTCTGATCTTGTCGAATTTCCTGCTAGCGAGTGAAAACAATGTGTCAATCGCATCGATCTCTCACGACACTAGCTAGTAATCAAATTTCAGAAGAGTAAGGTTTTTCTATACAACTAGTTCGGCCTAATGTACATAAGCCGTATGTACAGATCGAATGTGGATAGTTCGATTTTATAATCCACAACTGATACATAAGTTAAATTACCAGAACAAatgtgaaatgaaaaaaaaaattagatattGATTCCATATGCTAAGAATTAAGTAAAGAATAATATTAGGTGAACCACCTTTTTGTATATCACTTAAACCCTAATAGAAGAAAATGACTGAAGTACCTTGTTGCAGGtgtttttgttgttgaattGCGGACAGAAATGCATTATAGAGATCCAAGATTACAAATGTAGATCTAGTAGTTGTCTGCTTCTTTAAATCTTCAACCTTTTGGTGCAAAATCTGGTTGTGGAATCTTGAACCTGCATTCATGCTTTCACTGCAATTCTGATAAGAAGAAAAAATGGAAGTTGCGGCTGGCAAACATCCCATGGGCTCTATTGCTGTAACCAATAATTTTCGCACTCCCAAATCATTTATACGCTTTATGTTCACCACAAGCTGGTTAACAATCGATGTGGACACCGCTGAAAAATCCTGCCAAATTCATTCATGTTATCTTTCAATGATCGAAATAGAAAGTGAACAGATTCGATCATGATATATATCCCCTAGCTATGAACATGCACACATTTTTTATTTACTATAAACTTCTTCTATAtacattaccaaaaaaaaataaaaataataataatgcatGACCAGATACAATATCATATTGTCATATTTCCTTCCATtgagagattttttttattttttattttttttatcattttaagggatcgcttataaaaattatttttcaatcacatttcgaccgttcaatttttaggccTTCATGAGTAggtcacttatgcaaattttcaaccaaattgaaaacgTTAAGATGCTGAATTGGATCAAATAAATGGATAAACAAAATATGTCTAACCTGAACCATTCATGTTTATAATCGTAAACCACAATCATGAATGTCTCTTAACTATTGTCAATttaactgaaaatttgcataagtgatttACTCATATTGACTTAAAATAAATGGTTAAAATGTCATGTGATCCAAAAATGAGTTCCACAAACAATCTCTTACatagtaaataaaaaaaattcttataCTAGAAGAGtccaatatataatatatatatatatatatatatatatatatatatatatatatatattaatatatatataggtcttatccagagtgaggcctcactctgaaattaacgtgtgaggttggagtttaaggtcacttttcggtttcatatccacatcttgaccgttcagtttttaggcgtattaatgtatagatcatctctgcaaagtttcagccaaattgatgatgttaatttaaggtatctaactcacttaaactaatggatgaactgaatctgtccaccctgaaccgtactagctttaaggcagttatcaatgccttaacgaccatcaatttggctgaaattttgcagagatgatctatacattaattagtacctaaaaacttaacggtcgagatgtggacatgagaccgaaaagtgaccctaaactccaacctcacacgttaatttcagagtgaggcctcactctggataggatctgtatatatatatatatatatatatatatatatatatatatatatatatatatatatatatatatataaacacacacacaatgtCACGTTGAAATTCCGTTCTAGTCGTTCAGATGTACTCAAAATGTCCAACCTGCAAAGGGTGCACTAATTTCTTACTTAATTGAATGAGGGAACATGTATTACTCACTAAAACTGGCCATACATGATTTATAATTTAAATAATAAAATGCTCAAATCAAGTTCTATGTCCTAAGTTACATGCAATGGTATATGAATTATCTAGACAGAGTTAGCTTAACCACTCACCTGACTCTGGTTTCCTTTAAGAAAATAAGCAGCATAGTCGTTTCCACCTAGTGATACTAAAGCGACGGACGAGTCCAAGTCACTTTTGGTATACAATTTTTCTTCGACTAGTTGTTGGAGAAAGTCGATTTGGGTAGTCATGTTTGGTGCACTCACCAAAGTCTCAAAAACACC
Protein-coding regions in this window:
- the LOC133717725 gene encoding GDSL esterase/lipase At5g03610-like isoform X2; this translates as MEQTTIVSFYLFLLYISTCPQVLHSAITSDHHHRHRHQRHDRRSVKLFVFGDSYADTGNSGKSATGSWKPPYGITFPGKPAGRFSDGRVLTDYIASFLGIRSLVPYELRNTEEKSTLRNGMNFAYGGTGVFETLVSAPNMTTQIDFLQQLVEEKLYTKSDLDSSVALVSLGGNDYAAYFLKGNQSQDFSAVSTSIVNQLVVNIKRINDLGVRKLLVTAIEPMGCLPAATSIFSSYQNCSESMNAGSRFHNQILHQKVEDLKKQTTTRSTFVILDLYNAFLSAIQQQKHLQQGNSTRSENPLMPCCVGVSSEYSCGSVDEKSGANKYTVCSNPERSFFWDMEHLSQNGWHAVYSAIKSSLRPLR
- the LOC133717725 gene encoding GDSL esterase/lipase At5g03610-like isoform X1, which codes for MEQTTIVSFYLFLLYISTCPQVLHSAITSDHHHRHRHQRHDRRSVKLFVFGDSYADTGNSGKSATGSWKPPYGITFPGKPAGRFSDGRVLTDYIASFLGIRSLVPYELRNTEEKSTLRNGMNFAYGGTGVFETLVSAPNMTTQIDFLQQLVEEKLYTKSDLDSSVALVSLGGNDYAAYFLKGNQSQDFSAVSTSIVNQLVVNIKRINDLGVRKLLVTAIEPMGCLPAATSIFSSYQNCSESMNAGSRFHNQILHQKVEDLKKQTTTRSTFVILDLYNAFLSAIQQQKHLQQAGNSTRSENPLMPCCVGVSSEYSCGSVDEKSGANKYTVCSNPERSFFWDMEHLSQNGWHAVYSAIKSSLRPLR